ATAACAAACAAATATTACTCCTTTTATCAGATATTTTAATTATATCACATTATGACTTTTTTATATACCAATTTTTATCCCAATTAATAGATCCAAATTTATATTCTGATTCATGTAATAATTCTGATATCTTAAACTTATCTAACTCTTCATAATATTTATCAAGTGAATCTAATAAAACCTTATAAATCTTTTCTTCTCATTCTTTAATATGTTTTGTATCTTCAAATATCTTATATCCTAAATAATTAAATTCTATTTCTTTATCATTTATTTCTATAGCAACAAAAATATCTTTTAAACTTATTTCTTCCATGAATTTATTTAATATATATCTAATATACTCATCTTTTTTTATTTCTGTAATTTCCTCCGATCTAAAGATATTTCATAATCTTAGGATAAGTATGTATCCTAAATCAGAAAATCTCAAGTACTTTTTGCAAAAAAAAATATAAATAGGTGTAAGTAAAACTTACACCCATATTAACTATATTCCATCTTCAAAATAATTATTTTGTTCTTTTATTTTGACTTCAAAACCTTGTATTTCTGATTTTCCAACTTCTATAGAAAAATCATATATTTTTTCTATATCTGAGTATTCTCTTTCGGATATAACTTCAAGAACCATAGGTAAATTCATACCAGCAACTACTTTAACATTAGCTTTATTCAAACTTAAAACTGACGCTAATTTAAATGGTGTTCCTCCAGCTATATCTGTTAGTATTAATACTCCATCTTCATTTAATTTATCTATACCTTCTGATATCTTAGATTCCAAAACTTCAGGTGTTATATCTTGAGTAAAGTCATAATATTCTAATTTATCAACACTACCCATAACTAAATCAACTGAACTTTTTATACCAGAAGAAATTTTACCATGTCCTGTTAAAATAATTCCTATCATTTAAATACCTCTTATAATATTCCTAAATATGCTCCAAGAACACCCACTAACAATGTAATTAATACTAGATAAATTGGTGAAACTTTCTTCTTAATTAAATATAAAATTAAGAATGTATAAGAAACTGGTAATAATTTTGGCATTACTTTATCTAAAACACCCTCTTGTAATTTAACTGTAGCAGCTCCTGCAACTATTTCTGTTTTAATAGATAAATTAACCATTGAAGCAGCTAAAGCACCAACTACTGTAACTCCAACTATAGTAGCCGCTCTTGAAACTTTTTTAGTGTTTTCTTTTAAACTTGATATGGCAGAAACCCCTGTTCTATAACCATAGTGCATTAATACATAACGTATAATTAATTGAGCTGCAACTAAGAATAAAACATATAGTATAGGACCAAATACTTGACCATTAATAGCCATTTGAGCACCTATACCTGTTGCTATCGGAACTAAAGTTAACCAGAATATTGAATCTCCTATTCCTCCTAAAGGTCCCATAGTAGCAATTTTAATACCTCTTATAGTATCTATATCTTCTTTATTTTCTTCCATTGCTAAAACTATACCTTGAATAAAGTTAATTAAGAATGGATGTGAATTAAAGAATTCTAAATGCAATTTCATTGATTTTTTTAAATCTTCTGGATCTTTATGTATAGCTTTTAATCCAGGTAAAATTGAATATAGCCACCCTGCTGCTTGCATTCTTTCATAATTAAAAGATCCTTGTAAAAATAATGAACGGAAAATCATTTTGTCTAGTAATTTTTTATCAATAACTTTTCTCACTTCTCTATCTTGATATCTGTTAGATTCCATCATCGTAATTTTCCTCCTTTTCAACAACAGGTTTACTTCCTAAAATGTATAAATCATACATCGCTATAGAAACTCCTAATAAGGCTACTGCAAGTGTATCTAAATGTAAATAAGCTGAGAATATAAATCCTACTATTAAGAAAGGTATATAATCTTTCTTTAACATAATATTTAATAGTATACCAAATCCAACTGCTGGCATCATTCCACCTGCAACTTTAAATCCATCTATTAATTTCGCTGGGAATGCATTAACTATACCGGCTAATTTATCAGCTCCAAAGTAAACAACTAAGAATGAAATTCCTCCCCAAAGTATAAATCTTACAACTAATTGTGAAAGATTTAATATTTCAAGACCTCTAATATCTAGTTTTTCAGCCATTTCATCTGCTTTATGCATAAGTGGACTAAATACTGTAAACATTAAAGTTACCATTATTTGTGCAAGTAATGCAAATGGATAAGATAGCGCAGATGCAGCTTCAGGATTTAAAGAACCTTTAGATAAAATTGCAAGAGATATACCAACAACTGCTCCTATAACTACGTTAGGCGGTTGTGCTCCTGCAAGTGGCATTAATCCCATATACATTAATTCTAACATACCTCCAGTTACTAACCCTGTCTGAAGGTCACCAAGAATTAGTCCTATAACTAATCCTGACACTATAGGTCTATGCATTGTTTCTAAGAAGTCAAACTGCTCTATCCCACAAAAACCAGCCCATAGCGCAATTAATAATGCTTGTAATAACATTAAAAACACCTCACTTTTATTTTTGTAACTATATTAATTCCATAATATTTTTACCTTTATCTGAAGGAACTCCTCTTAAATCAAGTTCTACTCCTAATTCATTTAATCTCTTTAAAGTTTTAATATCATCTTCATCAACAGAAACTGTCGCGCTTATTTGTTTTTTCCCTTCTGAAAAATGCATATTACCTATATTTAAATATTTTATAGGTACTCCACCTTCAACAAGTTTTAATGCATCTTGAGGAGTTTTAACAACTAAAAATATTTTTTGAGCATCTGATGCTTTATGTATAACATTGATAGTTTTTTCAATAGTGAAATATCTTGATTGAACTCCTTCAGGTAACACCATATCCATTAAACTTTGTTGAACTGGGTCATTTGCAACCACATCATTTGCAACTAAAACTAAATTAGCTTGTATACTATTTACCCAAGTCATTCCAACTTGACCATGTACTAATCTATTATCTAC
The nucleotide sequence above comes from Pseudostreptobacillus hongkongensis. Encoded proteins:
- the agaF gene encoding PTS galactosamine/N-acetylgalactosamine transporter subunit IIA → MIGIILTGHGKISSGIKSSVDLVMGSVDKLEYYDFTQDITPEVLESKISEGIDKLNEDGVLILTDIAGGTPFKLASVLSLNKANVKVVAGMNLPMVLEVISEREYSDIEKIYDFSIEVGKSEIQGFEVKIKEQNNYFEDGI
- the agaV gene encoding PTS N-acetylgalactosamine transporter subunit IIB, which produces MPNILSTRVDNRLVHGQVGMTWVNSIQANLVLVANDVVANDPVQQSLMDMVLPEGVQSRYFTIEKTINVIHKASDAQKIFLVVKTPQDALKLVEGGVPIKYLNIGNMHFSEGKKQISATVSVDEDDIKTLKRLNELGVELDLRGVPSDKGKNIMELI
- the agaW gene encoding PTS N-acetylgalactosamine transporter subunit IIC; protein product: MLLQALLIALWAGFCGIEQFDFLETMHRPIVSGLVIGLILGDLQTGLVTGGMLELMYMGLMPLAGAQPPNVVIGAVVGISLAILSKGSLNPEAASALSYPFALLAQIMVTLMFTVFSPLMHKADEMAEKLDIRGLEILNLSQLVVRFILWGGISFLVVYFGADKLAGIVNAFPAKLIDGFKVAGGMMPAVGFGILLNIMLKKDYIPFLIVGFIFSAYLHLDTLAVALLGVSIAMYDLYILGSKPVVEKEENYDDGI
- a CDS encoding PTS system mannose/fructose/sorbose family transporter subunit IID: MMESNRYQDREVRKVIDKKLLDKMIFRSLFLQGSFNYERMQAAGWLYSILPGLKAIHKDPEDLKKSMKLHLEFFNSHPFLINFIQGIVLAMEENKEDIDTIRGIKIATMGPLGGIGDSIFWLTLVPIATGIGAQMAINGQVFGPILYVLFLVAAQLIIRYVLMHYGYRTGVSAISSLKENTKKVSRAATIVGVTVVGALAASMVNLSIKTEIVAGAATVKLQEGVLDKVMPKLLPVSYTFLILYLIKKKVSPIYLVLITLLVGVLGAYLGIL